One window of Aerococcus tenax genomic DNA carries:
- a CDS encoding G5 domain-containing protein, producing MEKNYRYAIRKTTLGVGSVAIAAFLAGQGQEVQAAEQPAQPSSALAVDAVNPADQAGYYASEGAPVNTDQPTSGEAANTSGLPADTVNGPIVPANASNPDYSDNEKNVGTYRQSEMANNGIGYTTSEQAGKTEGVSHQVLNPSNSSPDKKAYGIDISIDRNDSERTYNLVAITDSSRTAPVRFGTKDYEEVGNPTIINNKVVDYKPTAEVVIARAGQQKNINSELNEEDLKHINNFNNKSTTISFRDNYTKNNTITADHLLSGGNFNLTFGVNPYPNENANLSLIKVAGDTNVNRVAVKEGYIKTGAHIENLDPADYDRVVGQVYHPDGSVVKEANAFIVTPSNIEEFKTKLGNDIKLGQIIFAMPKGALEDPNSIFNTEKFKGIQTLKAQFFARPRTKEEFESVASTGVDTTGYVHTYVETGAGTQALNHNGETVIADKQGIARYDNYNDLGSITINLDDTRFYDQSFLDQNQKDTEKHTHSEVKPGQEFKVEMYVPKTPEENQKTADEMKAADQAGLSRGKLDKQFIDIANQKIAERLGTTVDKLTDDQKWTVSFNSKKDSQGNPEKDEGKIIGDITSLSVKAPTNARAGDFVAIPVEYTYTNGSTDTHWFHFVVQDSDNNKPEYHAEVGFQGDKLVNKPNLPENPNDKKREPQSYELIPQEGGYKDDRGNVWSDVKIDPNTGVVTAIVPEDAEIIGGENLYIPVRVNYGTDSVTNKPITEEVRAQFIARSKYKTTVTDTDDKLIPYETKEEYDDTLPAGTIQVVTPGKPGKERTIFEQDVINGQKGLIDPATGQFTAGDQLFRKRTETIEEKQDRLVKVGVKPVEETVTIPRTVEVEVDPNMEATAEPVVVEEGQDGVVTVKTTRDPQTGAVNITKTTTTPAQPKKVKVGTKTTGTVVDTDEIPFAYTVEFDPNFYTNYPDATENYKVVTPGQAGSNKKTWTIENSKVVGEPVVETVAPVNAVIKVGQKDYNGSFETVDKDPVPYETEYIVDNTLAPGTEVVENPGALGEKTTTTTHTIQNGQVTGSTPGQTVQTKDPVKRVVRIGAKTNGSHQVTEPIPFQVEVKTDPSLKKGEYKVANPGKAGSQTKTLTIENSQVIATSEPTINEQATNAVVLVGDQDFTGEVSHDVTEKVPFPVKVIEDPSLDKGTYHVDQEGVPGTKTTTYTQAIKNGAADGALTSTVKSETAPTEHIIRVGTKPLAGSTNVTTTNQKPFDVEIKYDNTKPAGTVEVLPNTGIPGEETQTTPVTAEDGTVTPGSTTTTETKAPVNKVIVVGTQGYNGEFSHEYTNVVPFETEVEVDPSLAPNAVVEVQKGQLGETITKVSQSITNGVPGEKVVSDPVQTKAPVNRKIKVGAKTNGQHSHTEEIPFKYTVEYDPSIKAGEYKIEVPGTPGQRTTTWTIENSKIVGQAEVTETAPVDAVIKVGNKDFEGSFTTVDKNPIPFQVEVKVDPSLAPGTEVVDQEGVLGEEETPTNHKIVNGQVTESTPGETKQTKAPVNKVVRVGAKTDGTYTHKEAIPFEVEVRKVNDLKKGESRVAQEGQPGEQTTTVTIENSQVVGTPRTTTSKQPVKHIIEVGDQDFTGEVSHNVTETLPFKVDIQEDPNLPLFEIQEVQKGENGSKTTKYSQAIKNGAADGQLKTEEIARTEPKTHIIKVGTKAPENVESRVKEVPAEIEYVYDNTKDKGTVEKGAYTPGKVETKIKNVFNPQTGQIETTTEEVVTPAKQVIVVGTKDYTGEFKHTEQSLAPFKTEYKLDPSLKPGQEVVEQEGKLGLIERDVSQKYVNGTMSDKVFGETREVIAPENRIVRIGAKTNGSHTSTEEIPFDVKVEVDPSLPKGEYKVVTPGQPGTKETTVTIENSQIVGQPVSKVTKEPVTQVIKVGNQDFTGQVSHTERFEVPYKVEVRENPNLKAGETKLVQEGQPGSYDVTYTQVIKNGQAEGDLGRTITNPVEPKAHIVEVGTKPVAGTETAINKEIPVEIEYVFDDSLEKGQVETGQLTPGKTETRVVSKVVDGQVVNTEETVVTPAKQIVRVGSKDFTGEYKFSNTCPVPFPVEIRENPDLAIGTTKTVQEGVPGSKTTDYTQTIKNGQAEGAPVSQDGAYTAPKAHIIEVGTKPVAGNTHEVNKDVPVETIFEYDPSLDKGKVETVQVVPGHVTTQIVNKVVDGKVVTEEVPVVTPAKHIVKVGTKDYTGSFTTVDKNPVPFEVEYKLDPTLETGKEVVDQEGVLGEEETPTTHTIVNGQVTQSKPGETKQTKAPVKKSVRIGAKTDGSYTHTEEIPFKVKVEVDPSLNKGEYKVETPGQVGHKTTTVTVENSQVVGTPKVEVTKEPVTEVIKVGDKDFTGQVSHTEHFETAFKVIVRRNDALKPGQVKTVQEGVKGSYDVTFTQKIKNGQADGSLQADSHNEIAAVDHIIEVGPDCPICPSRPRQTKS from the coding sequence ATGGAGAAGAATTATAGATATGCCATAAGAAAAACCACCTTGGGGGTGGGGAGTGTCGCCATTGCTGCCTTCTTAGCTGGCCAAGGCCAAGAAGTGCAAGCGGCGGAACAGCCCGCTCAGCCAAGTTCGGCTCTAGCAGTTGATGCAGTCAACCCTGCTGACCAAGCCGGCTACTATGCCTCAGAAGGGGCGCCGGTCAACACTGACCAGCCCACATCTGGTGAAGCCGCTAACACATCCGGTCTACCTGCCGATACTGTCAACGGGCCAATTGTGCCAGCCAATGCATCCAATCCGGACTATTCAGATAATGAGAAGAATGTTGGAACCTACCGGCAGTCAGAAATGGCCAATAATGGGATAGGTTATACAACTAGTGAACAAGCAGGGAAGACGGAAGGGGTAAGTCATCAAGTACTTAACCCTTCGAACTCATCACCTGATAAGAAAGCTTACGGAATTGATATTTCAATTGATCGTAATGACTCTGAAAGGACTTATAACCTTGTAGCGATTACTGATTCAAGTAGAACAGCTCCTGTTAGATTTGGGACTAAAGACTATGAAGAAGTAGGAAATCCTACGATAATTAATAATAAGGTTGTAGATTATAAGCCAACAGCTGAAGTAGTAATTGCTAGGGCTGGCCAACAAAAGAACATCAATTCAGAGCTAAATGAAGAAGATCTCAAACATATAAACAATTTTAATAATAAGAGTACTACTATTTCATTTAGGGATAATTATACAAAAAATAATACAATTACTGCCGATCATTTATTAAGTGGAGGAAATTTTAACCTTACTTTTGGTGTTAATCCCTATCCAAATGAGAATGCTAACTTATCTCTGATCAAGGTAGCTGGGGATACCAATGTTAATCGGGTAGCTGTCAAGGAAGGTTATATTAAGACTGGGGCCCATATTGAAAATCTCGATCCGGCTGATTATGACCGAGTAGTGGGCCAAGTCTACCATCCAGATGGATCTGTGGTGAAAGAAGCCAATGCCTTTATCGTAACACCTTCTAACATTGAAGAATTCAAAACTAAGTTAGGTAATGATATTAAACTTGGGCAAATCATCTTTGCAATGCCTAAGGGAGCTTTGGAAGACCCTAATTCTATCTTCAACACTGAAAAATTTAAGGGCATCCAAACTCTTAAAGCTCAGTTCTTTGCACGTCCACGTACTAAGGAAGAATTTGAATCTGTAGCATCTACGGGTGTGGATACTACTGGTTATGTTCATACTTACGTCGAAACTGGCGCCGGCACCCAAGCTCTCAACCACAACGGTGAGACGGTTATTGCTGACAAGCAAGGTATCGCCCGCTACGATAACTACAACGACCTAGGTTCCATCACCATCAATCTAGACGACACACGATTCTATGATCAATCATTCCTAGATCAAAACCAGAAAGATACAGAAAAGCATACTCACTCGGAAGTAAAACCTGGTCAAGAGTTTAAGGTAGAAATGTATGTGCCTAAGACTCCTGAGGAAAATCAAAAAACAGCTGATGAAATGAAGGCAGCCGATCAGGCAGGTTTGTCAAGGGGTAAGCTTGATAAGCAATTTATAGATATTGCAAATCAAAAAATAGCCGAGCGATTAGGTACAACTGTTGATAAGTTAACTGATGATCAAAAGTGGACCGTAAGTTTTAATAGTAAAAAAGATAGTCAGGGGAATCCAGAAAAAGATGAGGGTAAGATAATAGGAGATATTACAAGCCTTTCTGTTAAAGCTCCAACCAATGCCAGGGCAGGAGACTTTGTAGCAATCCCTGTTGAGTATACTTATACAAATGGTTCAACAGATACCCATTGGTTCCACTTTGTTGTTCAAGATTCTGACAATAACAAGCCAGAATACCATGCTGAAGTTGGTTTCCAAGGGGACAAGCTTGTCAATAAACCAAACCTTCCTGAAAATCCTAATGATAAAAAGAGGGAACCACAATCTTATGAACTTATACCACAAGAGGGTGGCTACAAGGACGATCGAGGCAATGTTTGGTCAGATGTTAAGATTGACCCTAACACAGGTGTAGTAACAGCAATCGTTCCAGAAGATGCAGAGATTATAGGTGGGGAAAATCTTTACATACCAGTAAGGGTTAACTATGGAACTGATTCCGTTACTAACAAACCAATAACCGAAGAAGTCAGAGCCCAATTCATCGCCCGTTCCAAATACAAGACCACCGTTACCGATACCGATGACAAGCTGATCCCTTATGAAACTAAGGAAGAATATGACGACACTCTACCTGCAGGGACCATCCAAGTGGTGACCCCAGGTAAGCCTGGTAAGGAACGGACCATCTTCGAACAAGATGTCATCAATGGCCAAAAAGGTTTGATTGACCCTGCCACTGGCCAATTTACAGCTGGCGACCAACTTTTCCGTAAACGGACTGAAACTATCGAAGAAAAACAAGACCGTTTAGTCAAAGTGGGGGTTAAACCGGTCGAAGAAACGGTAACTATCCCTCGGACCGTCGAAGTCGAAGTGGATCCCAACATGGAAGCAACTGCTGAGCCGGTTGTGGTTGAAGAAGGCCAAGACGGCGTGGTAACTGTGAAGACGACCAGAGACCCACAAACGGGCGCGGTTAACATCACTAAGACCACCACGACACCAGCCCAGCCTAAGAAGGTCAAAGTCGGCACCAAGACCACAGGGACCGTTGTCGATACCGACGAGATCCCATTCGCCTACACCGTGGAATTCGACCCTAACTTCTACACCAACTATCCTGACGCGACTGAAAACTACAAGGTCGTGACCCCAGGACAAGCTGGGTCCAACAAGAAGACCTGGACTATTGAGAACTCCAAGGTCGTGGGTGAGCCTGTTGTGGAAACCGTGGCGCCAGTCAACGCGGTCATCAAGGTCGGCCAAAAAGATTACAATGGCTCCTTTGAAACCGTGGACAAGGACCCAGTTCCTTACGAAACCGAATATATTGTCGATAATACTTTGGCACCAGGTACAGAAGTGGTTGAAAACCCAGGTGCTCTCGGTGAGAAGACCACCACAACCACCCATACCATCCAAAATGGTCAAGTGACTGGCTCAACCCCAGGACAAACTGTTCAGACCAAGGATCCCGTTAAACGCGTTGTACGCATTGGGGCGAAGACCAATGGCAGTCACCAAGTGACGGAACCGATTCCATTCCAAGTGGAAGTGAAGACCGACCCATCACTTAAGAAGGGCGAATACAAGGTCGCAAATCCTGGTAAGGCAGGCAGCCAAACCAAGACTCTGACCATCGAAAATTCTCAAGTGATCGCTACTTCTGAGCCAACCATTAATGAACAAGCAACCAATGCGGTTGTTTTAGTGGGCGACCAAGACTTTACCGGCGAAGTCAGCCACGATGTGACTGAAAAAGTTCCATTCCCTGTCAAGGTCATTGAAGATCCAAGCCTAGATAAGGGCACTTACCATGTGGACCAAGAAGGGGTTCCAGGAACTAAGACCACCACTTACACCCAAGCCATCAAGAATGGGGCTGCGGATGGGGCATTGACCTCAACCGTCAAGTCGGAAACGGCACCAACCGAACACATCATCCGTGTTGGCACCAAGCCTTTAGCGGGTTCAACCAATGTGACGACCACTAACCAAAAACCATTCGACGTAGAAATTAAATACGACAACACCAAGCCAGCTGGCACGGTCGAAGTCCTGCCAAATACAGGGATTCCAGGTGAAGAGACCCAGACCACTCCAGTTACTGCTGAAGATGGGACAGTGACACCAGGATCTACCACAACAACCGAAACCAAGGCTCCTGTCAACAAGGTGATTGTTGTCGGGACCCAGGGCTATAACGGTGAATTCAGCCATGAATACACCAATGTGGTTCCTTTTGAAACCGAAGTTGAAGTCGACCCAAGTCTGGCTCCAAATGCAGTGGTTGAAGTTCAAAAAGGCCAATTAGGTGAAACCATCACCAAGGTCAGCCAAAGCATTACTAACGGTGTTCCTGGTGAGAAAGTGGTTTCTGACCCTGTTCAAACTAAGGCACCAGTTAACCGCAAGATCAAGGTAGGCGCCAAGACCAATGGCCAACATTCTCACACCGAAGAGATTCCGTTTAAATACACGGTTGAGTATGACCCAAGCATTAAAGCAGGCGAATACAAGATAGAAGTTCCTGGTACGCCAGGCCAAAGAACAACGACATGGACCATTGAAAATTCCAAGATCGTTGGCCAAGCAGAAGTCACTGAAACAGCTCCTGTAGATGCTGTCATCAAGGTTGGCAATAAGGACTTTGAAGGTAGCTTTACCACCGTCGACAAGAACCCAATTCCATTCCAAGTGGAAGTCAAGGTTGACCCAAGTCTGGCTCCCGGAACGGAAGTTGTGGACCAAGAAGGTGTCCTCGGAGAAGAAGAAACACCAACCAACCATAAGATTGTCAATGGCCAAGTGACCGAATCGACACCAGGTGAGACCAAGCAAACCAAGGCGCCAGTCAATAAGGTTGTTCGCGTTGGGGCCAAGACAGATGGTACTTACACCCATAAGGAAGCTATTCCGTTTGAAGTAGAAGTGCGGAAGGTTAACGACCTCAAGAAGGGCGAATCCAGAGTCGCTCAAGAAGGTCAACCAGGTGAACAAACCACTACCGTAACTATCGAAAACTCCCAAGTTGTCGGTACACCAAGGACTACGACAAGCAAGCAACCTGTCAAACACATTATCGAAGTGGGCGACCAAGACTTTACCGGCGAAGTCTCCCATAATGTCACTGAAACTCTTCCATTCAAGGTGGACATCCAAGAAGATCCAAACCTCCCACTCTTTGAAATCCAAGAAGTTCAAAAGGGTGAGAACGGATCTAAGACCACCAAGTACAGTCAAGCCATTAAGAATGGGGCGGCTGATGGCCAGCTGAAGACGGAAGAAATCGCTCGTACAGAACCGAAGACCCATATCATCAAGGTCGGTACTAAGGCACCAGAAAATGTTGAAAGCAGAGTCAAAGAAGTGCCAGCCGAGATTGAATACGTTTACGATAATACCAAGGACAAGGGAACCGTTGAAAAAGGTGCCTACACCCCAGGTAAGGTTGAAACGAAGATTAAGAATGTCTTCAACCCACAAACTGGTCAAATTGAAACCACAACGGAAGAAGTGGTGACCCCAGCCAAACAAGTGATTGTGGTGGGTACCAAGGACTACACCGGTGAATTCAAGCACACCGAACAAAGCCTGGCACCATTCAAGACCGAATACAAACTTGACCCAAGCTTGAAGCCAGGCCAAGAAGTGGTTGAACAAGAAGGTAAACTCGGTTTAATCGAACGTGATGTCAGTCAGAAATACGTCAATGGAACCATGTCTGATAAGGTCTTTGGTGAAACCCGAGAAGTGATTGCTCCTGAAAATCGGATCGTTCGCATCGGTGCCAAGACCAATGGCAGCCATACCTCTACAGAAGAAATTCCATTTGATGTTAAGGTTGAAGTCGATCCAAGCTTGCCTAAGGGTGAGTATAAAGTGGTGACTCCAGGTCAACCAGGGACTAAGGAAACGACCGTCACCATTGAGAACTCTCAAATTGTTGGCCAACCAGTATCTAAAGTGACCAAGGAACCGGTGACTCAAGTGATCAAGGTCGGCAACCAAGACTTTACCGGTCAAGTGAGCCACACTGAACGCTTCGAAGTGCCTTACAAGGTGGAAGTGCGCGAGAATCCAAATCTCAAGGCTGGCGAAACCAAGCTCGTCCAAGAGGGTCAACCAGGGTCTTATGACGTGACTTACACTCAAGTCATTAAGAATGGCCAAGCTGAAGGTGACTTAGGGCGTACAATTACCAACCCAGTCGAACCAAAAGCTCATATTGTTGAAGTCGGGACTAAGCCTGTTGCAGGCACAGAAACAGCTATCAACAAGGAAATTCCAGTTGAAATTGAATACGTCTTTGATGACAGCCTTGAAAAAGGTCAAGTGGAAACCGGTCAATTGACCCCAGGCAAGACAGAAACTAGAGTCGTTTCTAAAGTAGTGGACGGCCAAGTAGTTAATACGGAAGAGACGGTAGTAACCCCTGCTAAACAAATCGTCCGCGTGGGGTCTAAGGACTTTACCGGTGAATACAAGTTCTCCAATACTTGTCCTGTCCCATTCCCAGTTGAAATCAGAGAAAATCCTGATTTAGCAATTGGAACAACCAAGACGGTTCAAGAGGGAGTGCCTGGTTCTAAGACCACGGACTACACCCAAACCATTAAGAATGGCCAGGCTGAAGGTGCACCGGTCAGCCAAGACGGCGCCTACACCGCACCAAAAGCCCACATCATTGAAGTGGGAACCAAGCCAGTTGCAGGCAATACCCATGAAGTCAACAAGGATGTGCCAGTCGAAACCATCTTTGAATATGACCCGAGTCTTGACAAGGGCAAGGTGGAAACCGTCCAAGTTGTGCCGGGTCATGTGACGACCCAAATTGTCAACAAGGTGGTTGACGGCAAGGTTGTAACAGAAGAAGTCCCAGTAGTGACCCCAGCCAAACATATTGTTAAGGTGGGCACCAAGGACTATACTGGCAGCTTCACTACGGTCGACAAGAATCCAGTGCCATTTGAAGTCGAGTACAAACTGGATCCGACCTTGGAAACCGGCAAAGAAGTTGTTGACCAAGAAGGCGTCTTAGGCGAAGAAGAAACTCCAACCACCCATACCATTGTCAACGGTCAAGTCACCCAATCTAAGCCAGGTGAGACCAAGCAAACTAAAGCGCCAGTCAAGAAGAGTGTCCGCATTGGTGCTAAGACTGATGGTAGCTACACCCATACGGAAGAAATTCCATTTAAGGTGAAAGTGGAAGTTGATCCAAGCCTTAACAAGGGCGAATACAAGGTTGAAACCCCAGGTCAAGTGGGGCATAAGACCACTACGGTGACGGTTGAAAACTCTCAAGTTGTCGGCACACCAAAGGTCGAAGTGACCAAAGAACCGGTAACAGAAGTCATTAAGGTAGGCGATAAAGACTTTACTGGTCAAGTCAGCCATACCGAACACTTCGAGACCGCCTTTAAGGTGATCGTGCGTCGTAACGATGCCCTCAAACCAGGTCAAGTGAAGACCGTTCAAGAAGGCGTAAAGGGCTCCTATGATGTCACCTTTACCCAAAAGATTAAGAATGGCCAAGCGGACGGTTCACTCCAAGCTGACAGTCACAATGAAATTGCTGCGGTTGATCATATCATTGAAGTGGGACCAGATTGTCCAATCTGCCCATCCCGGCCAAGACAAACCAAATCCTGA
- a CDS encoding LPXTG cell wall anchor domain-containing protein, whose product MKWDQIVQSAHPGQDKPNPDKPNEDKPGNDTPGGHSSEDEKPDQPTPGGNTPEDGSPEDPSSNADKPGNKIPGGQTSEDPKPNDKKPGQGTSDSDRPGGSKTNEGVPGKHPSDEDTPGNPRPGDNVSTDKHPDGNVINDKPASEDLKIDPDSSASLSPVSHKTSSTDSRKQVQVASVLPQTGAVASVSGLGLSLLLAGLGCLGLDRKKKK is encoded by the coding sequence TTGAAGTGGGACCAGATTGTCCAATCTGCCCATCCCGGCCAAGACAAACCAAATCCTGACAAGCCTAATGAAGACAAACCAGGCAATGACACACCAGGTGGACATAGCTCAGAGGATGAAAAACCAGACCAGCCAACACCAGGTGGAAACACCCCAGAAGATGGCAGTCCGGAAGATCCTAGTTCAAATGCTGACAAGCCAGGCAATAAGATCCCAGGTGGTCAAACATCAGAAGATCCTAAGCCAAATGACAAGAAACCAGGTCAAGGCACTTCTGACTCGGACAGACCGGGCGGATCCAAGACCAATGAGGGAGTTCCAGGAAAACATCCATCCGATGAAGACACGCCAGGAAATCCTAGACCAGGAGACAATGTTTCAACGGATAAACACCCAGATGGCAATGTCATAAATGATAAACCTGCAAGTGAGGATCTAAAGATTGACCCTGATTCATCCGCTAGCCTCAGTCCAGTTAGTCATAAGACTAGCTCTACAGATAGCCGCAAACAAGTGCAAGTGGCTTCAGTCTTACCACAAACCGGTGCGGTTGCCTCAGTAAGCGGACTTGGTCTATCCCTACTCCTTGCTGGACTAGGCTGTCTCGGCTTAGACCGTAAGAAGAAAAAATAA
- the tnpC gene encoding IS66 family transposase, whose protein sequence is MASNREQQLLEEIKVLKKMINHQKRVIDSQQSSIDNKQNELNHQNKLLKNKEVTIAHQDELIHYLKKKLYGRSKENLVDNNQLSLFEVDASDLISEKEDETFETISYRRKKRPKGRKQVILDNFPDYDLHYTLEGEDRNCSGCQQEMAEIGQKKIRQQLRYVPAEIRCENVIQHSYKCTNCSEKAGKEMVISADVPKPVFNGSYATAGLVSHSLQQKYELKIPAYRQEGEWEKMGLPLSRQTLINWHEKAAEYYFEPLYRLLSGKLIKQPVIHMDETSYKVIEHEKEKTYYWLTCSSRETQQQIYLYHHSPGRGFNDLPKGMAEYEGVIHCDMWHVYPKINRVTIAGCWAHLRRKFYDALPPKKYQGQFLSSWAVKQCDQFFTLEKKWQDLSITERLDKRQKILKVKIDHFFERLREESSTAGGKLVTAIAYALKYEAYFKAFLENGAVEMSNNRAERGIKALVIGRKNWLFSTSFKGAQYSGIILSIIETAKANGLDPEKYLTFLLSAMPNEKHLSEKVLEDYLPWHPAIQAICRKKLKRELLK, encoded by the coding sequence ATGGCTTCAAATAGAGAACAGCAATTACTTGAAGAAATTAAAGTATTGAAGAAAATGATCAATCATCAAAAACGTGTCATCGACAGTCAGCAGTCATCCATCGACAATAAACAGAATGAATTAAATCATCAGAATAAACTACTAAAAAATAAAGAAGTAACGATTGCTCATCAAGATGAATTGATTCACTATTTGAAGAAAAAGCTCTATGGTCGTTCGAAAGAAAACTTAGTGGATAATAATCAGCTAAGTCTTTTCGAAGTCGATGCTAGTGATTTGATCAGTGAAAAAGAGGATGAAACTTTTGAAACGATTAGTTATCGTCGCAAAAAACGACCAAAAGGTCGTAAACAAGTAATTCTTGACAATTTTCCTGATTATGATCTTCATTACACCTTAGAAGGTGAAGATCGCAATTGCTCTGGATGTCAACAAGAAATGGCAGAAATTGGCCAAAAGAAGATTCGCCAACAGTTACGCTACGTTCCTGCGGAAATTCGTTGTGAGAATGTTATTCAGCATAGCTATAAATGTACGAATTGTTCAGAAAAAGCGGGGAAAGAAATGGTGATCAGTGCGGATGTTCCAAAACCTGTCTTTAATGGGAGCTATGCGACCGCAGGTCTTGTCTCTCACTCACTTCAACAAAAATATGAGCTGAAAATTCCTGCTTACCGCCAGGAAGGTGAATGGGAAAAGATGGGCTTACCGCTCTCTCGTCAAACGCTCATTAATTGGCATGAAAAAGCAGCAGAATATTACTTTGAGCCTCTTTATCGACTGCTTTCTGGAAAGCTAATCAAACAGCCAGTCATCCATATGGATGAAACGAGTTATAAGGTCATTGAGCATGAGAAAGAAAAGACCTATTACTGGTTAACGTGCTCTTCTCGAGAAACTCAGCAACAAATCTATCTCTACCACCATTCTCCTGGGCGAGGCTTTAATGACCTTCCCAAGGGAATGGCTGAATATGAGGGTGTGATTCATTGCGATATGTGGCATGTCTATCCAAAAATAAATAGAGTGACTATTGCTGGCTGTTGGGCGCATTTAAGACGAAAGTTTTATGATGCCTTACCACCTAAAAAATATCAAGGTCAATTCCTCAGCTCATGGGCAGTAAAACAATGTGACCAATTTTTCACTTTAGAAAAGAAATGGCAAGATTTATCGATAACCGAACGTTTAGATAAACGCCAGAAAATTTTAAAAGTGAAAATTGACCACTTTTTCGAACGCCTTCGTGAGGAATCATCTACTGCTGGAGGAAAATTAGTAACAGCCATCGCCTATGCCTTAAAATATGAAGCTTATTTTAAAGCATTTTTGGAAAATGGTGCGGTTGAAATGAGCAATAACCGGGCAGAGCGTGGCATAAAAGCACTCGTAATAGGTAGAAAAAATTGGTTATTTTCTACCTCTTTTAAAGGTGCTCAGTATTCTGGAATTATTCTATCGATCATTGAAACTGCTAAGGCCAACGGCCTTGATCCTGAAAAATATCTCACTTTCTTATTAAGTGCCATGCCGAATGAAAAGCATCTAAGTGAAAAAGTGCTTGAAGATTATCTTCCCTGGCATCCCGCTATCCAAGCGATCTGTCGAAAAAAATTAAAAAGAGAATTACTTAAATAA